Part of the Triticum aestivum cultivar Chinese Spring chromosome 4D, IWGSC CS RefSeq v2.1, whole genome shotgun sequence genome is shown below.
GCCGATCTAGCAGTACGACACGGAGAACCTCAGGTCGACGCTCACCATGTAGTCTAGGTTTTTTATGCTAAGTTTATAGATGCCTAGAAGGGCGGTGCTCCAGTGGTGGATACAATGTCGCATGGAGGCAACATCCTCGTCTTGACAAGGCTGTCACTATCCTTGTCTTCACATGGCGATTTTATGGTTTGACATCTTGTCTTGTTTTGCCGTCGGTGTTATGGTTATTTTCATGTATGCTTCTACATCTTTATCCTTTTTGCACACGGTCAGGTGATGAAGCAGCAATTCAACAATCTGCCTCGACAGAGGTGTGTGTCCGGCGGCAGAGTGTTTGGCAGTCTCAGGTTGTCACATAGTAAGGTGGATGACTAAGAAAGCTCTTCAAAACCTTCGATATTATTTTGGATTGTGCATGTTTTGTCTTCAACGACTTCTTCTCTAGAGGTATGGGGAAAAAAATCAAAGATGCAAAGGCCAAAGGTAGAGACGACCAACTCGAAATATTGGTAAATAAATTTGTAGCTGCTTGTACTGAGGTTAGAAGTTTTTGCCCTATAGACATGGAATGGAAGTAGTCAAAGATATGGAGGCTAGATGTAGAGATGACCACCTCACAAATGCTTGATAGTTTTAGATTCTTTTAGGAGAAATTGTTGCCGCCGACACTCTcgtatcattttccttgatctacTTATAGTTATCCGTCGTTATTGTATCATCAAGGGTAAAACTAGACAAAGTCAACTAGTAGCGACACCGAACCATGACTTGCTCTACGCGCTTAGCTCTCGTGTTGGTAGCTAGGTATCGACTGGTTCTTTACCCTGCACATGCATGCATCCCGATTGATGCCGTGCACGTCAGAATTAGACAAACGCCGGTAGCTCTTACAAGACCAAATCGGGGGTTGGTATGATGCTCCATCTCCGGCGCCGTGCCGCACCCTGCCCTGGCGTGCGTCAGAAGAACCTACGGCCGTCCCTATGACCACCGGCCGGGATGACCCTGCCTGCGACGGCGAAAATGTTTTACGGAACCATGGTTCAGCTGAAcctcagtggcggagccagaaaattCGGACAAGGGGGGCCAACTATTGTTAAACCTTGTTAGGAAGGGCCAATCCATGAAAAAACACCAATTTTAGCAAAAGTAAATCTTTGTTAATATTCATTCTAGGCTTAAATCAcagatgttaggggggcagggccctggctggcaccccctgtctccgccactgccgAACCTACGCTTGACATCATTGATTTCTAGACACTATTTATAAGGATCCATACATGATTTATTAAAAAAATGCAATTCGGCTGAACCATGGTCCTGAATCACGTCTCTCGACGGCTCCTGCGACGGCGAACATCGAGCAGGCACACATCTCCGGTGACGGAGATGTTCGACGGACGATGTTCCCCAGGAGAAATGACGTGCCAACCGATGCATCTCGCGCGCGTGCGCACCTCTTATACTGTGTAATCTATCTAATCTATAGTATACATCCAGATTAGGTTGCGCTCTGAGCACAAAGCAGCTGGTCCAGAAACAATTGAAAATCCCGGGGAAGAGGCTAAAAAAATTCGGTTGTCGCGTTGCCATCTGTATCGGTTTACAAATCGCTCGTGTCATCGTGTGGTTCCTGCCACAGTTTGGATAATGCAAATCGTTAATTATTCAGCCAGCAACTTGCCTGGTTTTCGCTACGCACACGTTTGTCCCCGGTCGTGCGTACCGAGATCTTTTATTTCTTTCTGGAGAGGTGCTGAAATACGGAGTAATATCTAACTCATATAACAGTCAATGAACTGGAGCTTTATTTGGAGCACAGTGCCTGTGGATCGTGCCTGCCTCGCGATGATAAGATTTCAGCTACAGCAGGAACTTGCTCTCAGAGTACAGAGGGGTTTATAGAGTTTAAATAAAAGGCAAGATCACAATTTAGTTCTTAGGCAGATCCCACAAATTATATATGGAGGAAGTTTTTTCCAGTTTGAGGGATTAAGGCCTATCTAGCAAATCCCTCAAACCAATAGTCCTTAAAAAATATAGCTTTGCATCCCTTAAAACGCAACCTCTAGCGTAATTTCTCTGGAAACGCAGCTTCTCAGTAAATTTAGGCGGCCGTCCAACCTTCCTCTCGGCGCCGATTTGCCTCGCCTTGCCTCTCACCACCGACGGTGATCCCCGTCGGCAAAATCGTTGCCAAAATTTTAGTTCTCACGCagatcccaaaaatcatatatggAGGAAAACAATTTTGTTTGAAGGATTAAGGCATATCTCGCAAATCCCTCAAACTAATACCCATTCAAAAATATAGCTTTGCATCCCTTAAAACATAACCTCCAGCCCAATTTTCTCTGGAAACACAACTTCTCAGTAAATTTAGGCGGCCGTCCAACCTTCCTCTCGGCACCGATTTGCTTCGCCCCGCCTCTCACCGCCGCCGTTGATGCTCGGTGGCAGAACCGTTCTGCTTTGCcagcccgcagccccgccgccgatGAGGCCACCATCACATAGCTTCTCTCGATCGCCGCCGAGGTCCATTTTCACCGGAAATCGAAACGACATTGGAGATGGCATACCAAGCTCAGGCGCAATCCCTAGCCGGATAATGGTGCAGGAACCGGCCAAGTAGACCGCTCCAGTCATCCCTGTCGCCACCCCTACATCATGGCCATGTTCGTTGCCTCCACGGCCGGGAACCGACTCTACGTCCTGCTAGGTAGTGTCACCGGAGTCCTTTGCTGCAGGCCCTAGCCAGAGCTCTATCACCAGTCGTCGTCTCTCTGACCCCGTCTGCCCACAAGGTATTTGCCAAATTGCCTCTGTCATTATTATTTTCCTAtatatttttttttctatttttcatcGAAAGAAGGTCTCAAATGGATCGTGAAACTCTCCATTGAATAGATGAATAGGTTGTGGGAGATTATCTTCGATGATCCGTCGTCAttggaggatgaagaagaagatgaattcGAGTTGGCGGCTGCTGTGGTGGCGATGGAGGAAGATTTTAGGATCGGTCGAAGGATTTCTCCGAGATAGGATCATGGGTCATGATGGTCTAGTGAGGGATTACTTCGCACCAAATGTAGTATACCCCCCTTATTATCTCGGTGCCAATTCCGTATGCACTGGGACCTCTTCAACGCCATTGTAAAAGCTATGGAGAAATACAATACTTTATTCTAGGTGAGAAGGAATGCAACGGGGAAATCAAGTGCAAGTCCATTGTTGAAGATTACAATAGTCATTTGAGTGCTTGCCCGAGCGATGCCACCGATGACTATGTTCATATTGGGGAAGATATCACCCTCGAGTGTGTGAGACGATTCTACGTAGCTATGATCGGGATCTATGGACCGGAGTACTTAAGGGCTCCCACTACTAAAGATATcgagagaatcacgacaaaaagtGAAGAAAGAAGTTGGTCACCGATGCTTGGATCAATTGACTGTATGCATTGAACAGGGAAGAATTGTCCGATGGCAAGGGAAGCTCAACACAAAGGGCATTGCCATGATCCAACCATCATTCTTGGGGCAGTTACATCACATGATCTGTGGATTTTGCACGCATACTTTGAGATGCCTTGATCTCACAATGATCCCAATATTCGCCAGTGATGTCGTCTTTTTGCAAGGATTTTTGCAGGCGACAATCAACCTTGCAACCATATTGTTAACTAGGTTAGATCTGATCGTTACCAAATTCGATTTGCAGTGGAAAAAGAATTGGTGAAGATCATCTTGAAGTCCCTCAAACCGTCCCACGAACAACTCCATCCAACAAGAATCAAACACACACCCCTCTATGGATTGCACACATATGACACCAGTGATCCGACAGTGCTTCATCGTCTTGAGCTAGACGTTGCCGGAGTAGAAGAGGCAGGAGGAGCAGCTCTTCGGGGAGAAGAACTATTTTGGAAAAACTAGAGGGAGagagggggcacccgaggtgcaCACAAAATTGTGTCTCAATAGGGGCGCCCCATGGGGatatataggtggagggagggggaggccgaattgaagGAGGGGCCTCCCTTCCTTAGGGTGGCAACCAAGGAGGTGGGGctcctccccaaaccctagccgcactCCCCACTTGGGGGACAAGGCAAAAGGGGGCGCCTACATTGTCCTGAAGGTTCCTATTCTAGGCAACCCGTGATGCCTATAATATTTCCAAGGGGCTCCCATTAAATTCTGGATCCCTCCTACACTATTATTACATCCTCCTTAACCTTTTCCACCTATCCGGTTTTCTCCAAAACACTTTCGGTTTCTCCAAAACTCTCACGGttctctctcaaaataatttttttATCTCCGAAACTTTCTTGTGATATTCTGCTATGCTCCTAACTTATCTAATACTCAACAGATCAAACTTTCTTAGGCGTGTGACCCTGGAGGTTCGGTGAAATATAGACATGACCGATTTTTTTTTGATCAATGATCAACAGCGGAACCATGCATGGACATCCATATTGACCTCTATActcacacgaatgatattcgagtgaacctttagCTACCGTATGCTATTCCTTTTGCTTCACGACACTTTACAAAACCAGAAGTAAAGATATATTGGCATCCCCGTGAGTCAAACACATTGTCACTATGCCAATCTCCTCGTTACTGATTTTATTCTCTTTTCTCGTTCACGTGTTTTGGCATACCCGTGAGCAAATCACGTTGTGTCTGGCCAAACtatgatggatgccatcacaccgaGAGGTCCCTAAGAATATCACTCCGTCGCAGGAGGAGGGAAATCCCAgcctcgagctatctagtccctcaTCATATGTttctgatgaacctgtaagttcctgttataatcaccctgttacggtTGACGTTAGAACAACCCTAAAGCGTCCAGTATGAAGTGACTCGAtactctcatgatctaaggaatTGTGCATACGTTAACTTTCCCATGTTATGGACTATAGACTTGTGACAATATCATCTCTTAGTATAATATACAACTTGGGTCAATTGAACACGAGTGTTCTTTCAACATCGTGCCCTCAATGTTGTTGGTCATCGTTACACTTAACTATGCCCATGATCAGCAAaatagaaccatcatgcaacacttgggCTAGGCAAGACACATCTTATTTTAACATTTATAATTCTACACATACATATGAGTTTTTCTCTGAACTTCTTGGTTATCGCAGGTTCGAGAACCATTGTAGTCATAACATAGAATATAAACATTATTTATAAAACTGAAAATAAATAATGCTCggatattattgcctctagggcatatttcgaacaatCTTCACCAACCTTGTTGTCAAGAACAACGTTCAACAACAACGTTTCTGTAGCAGTCATGACTACTTCATCTACAAACGAACAATATGCATGTCATATGTCTCTAATTATGGTTGTTGTTGCCTGTGTGATGCTGCTAGTGCTATGGATGCTAATAATTGTTTTAGTCATGAATAATTTACTACAATTAATAATGAAATTGTCTAATCATCTTGCACCATGAAATAAAACACAACACAATAGCtaaatgtcagtcgactgactttaaCTATTTGTGGTTAGTCGAATTTGAAGGAAGGAAGGAGGCTCGAGGGAAGGAAGGAAAAGGAAGCGGCTCGCTGGAGGTCTACCCCATCATCTATCTtagagtgtgtgtgggggggggggggggggacggcggtggtggggtggtggtGCAAGTTCGCCGGAGAAAAACCGGTCTTCttcggggctagagggatggccaggggtGGCAGCACGACGATGGGCCGCGGTCAGggggacggcggcgcggcgaggctgcACGGGAGCGCCGCCGGCCGCGGGTAGTGGTGGCAGGCGGTTTGGCCGGCGATCGGTGCGGCGGTCGAGGAAAGGAGAttagctgaaggaagaagaagggcTGCCCACCATTCGATCTACATCCAAAGGCCCAAAACGATCGACCGACCCAAATTTGAAAACGAAACTGCCGGGCACACGACAGTTCCCGGCCGATATGCAGACGCCGTTGCAATCTAGCGGAGTGCAAGTGCTCGCTAACTGCATCTAATGGTGGCCGCAGCGTGTCCACCGTGAATCAGCCGCATTTTTATCGTTTGCATAGCAGCACTCATTTGAAAATCAATCAACTTACATCTAGCCATTCCCAAAACACAATCATGGGGTCGAAAGATTCTTTTTATCTTTCTTAAATCAAATATCAGTAGACACTCCAACAAACCAAACGGATGCGATTGAGagttctaaaaaaacaaaaaacaaaacagtTTGTCTAACTCACATCTacatgttttttaaggatgtcacatctaaactcccacaagtatataatatAGCAACAAGGAAAAAAACTagaacaaaaaaatagaccacaaacagagtggacatcaacttagatgtgacatatgtcacatctagatgtgtcctagacagacaaAAAAAAGATTTCTCATAAATATTTTTATTCTTAAATGATCGAACTACTTACACAGGTCAACCTCCACGGTTTTGGCTAACAACTCAAGTGCAGGTGATTTTACAGATAACATCTACATACTGTACATACACTGCATAGTTCCAGTGCAATTGTTTCATAGTAATAAACGTGACCTTTTCTAATGACAAGCATCCATGAATGCAAGCGATTCCAACCCCTGGCGGGTCGATCAATCTAACGAGTAGCAGATCTGCTCGAACGCCGCGACGTGCTCCTCCGCGACGGCCATGAAGAGGTCGACGCCGCCATTCGCCTTGCGCGACGGCATGAAGATCATGAGCCCCTCGAAAGGCAAGTCCGGCGGCACGAAAGCGGACGGTGCGCCGGTGCCAAAATCGAGCTGGTGGAACCTGAATCCCAGCCAGCTGTCCACCTCTGCGTCCGGGCAGAACATCGTGCCGGCAGCGGCCGCCGTCGCGACGAGCTCCTCCCCGTTCGCGTCCGCCACTCCGCCGAAGTCCACGAAGGACTGCACGTACTCGTCGTTGATGCGCGCCACGGCGTCGCGGATGACGCCGATCACGCTGCCGTAGCTCGAGTTCAGGATGTCCCGGACCTGAAGCCTTGGGAAAGCCCAGAGCACCATGTTCCCGAAGAAGTCCATCGGCACGGGAGGGTCGGCCCTGCCCCTGCAGTTCACGGCCACCCTCACCTTGGTGAACTCCTCCGGCTTCAGCTCCCGCGCCGCCGTGAGCTTCTTCCAGACGTGCGCTAGTAGGCACTGGAACGTGCTGCAACGGGTGCCCACCCGGGATTTGAGGTCGGCGACGAACTCGGCCGTGAAGTGCAGAGTAAGATTTTTGATCCTGTCCATGGGGACGACGGCATAGGTGTCTCCTTCTCCACACGTGAACTCCAGTGACCGGTGGTCGAACACCGGCGTCGGCGTGCTTCCAGGCAACGCAGTTCTCGCACGGTCGAGGAACGGGGTCGGCGTGGTGAAGTCCTTGCCCTCGCGCACCGCCGTCGCCCACGCGGTGAAGAACATGCTCATGGAGTGGCCGTCGGCGGTGTGGTGGTGGCAGCTTATGCCGACCACGAGGCCGCCGCACCTGTACCTGTTCAGCTGGATCTGCAGCAGCGCCGCCCCGATGTTCTCCTGTATATGCAAGAAAAAAAAAACATATTTGCAGCGTCCAAAAGCTTGGTTCATGCATGCATGAGTGCGATGTGTGCATGTGACGTGAGTCGTGACAGAAGCAAAATCAAGCAAGAAATACCTCTGGCAGCGTAGGGTAGAGGTCCTCGACGCCAGCGGCCATGCGGCCGTCGACGAGCACGTCCGCCAGGTCGACCGGGACGGTGGCCTCGATCAGGAGCACGCCCTCGTTGTTGACGTGGAGGAAGCGCCGGCCATGGTCGTCGAGGGCGAGGCGGCTCGCCAGGTGAGGGTACGGCGCGACGGCCTTGAGGAGCCCTTCCCTGAGCGCCTCGTTGGACGGCGCCGGCGCAGGGTACGCGAGCACGGTGGGGACGAAGATGTCCAGGGCGGCGCGGTCGAAGACGGTCAGCGGCACCTTCTCGCCGACGAGCGGGTGCGGCGTGC
Proteins encoded:
- the LOC123100363 gene encoding tryptamine benzoyltransferase 1 encodes the protein MEITSSTMVKPVYSTPHPLVGEKVPLTVFDRAALDIFVPTVLAYPAPAPSNEALREGLLKAVAPYPHLASRLALDDHGRRFLHVNNEGVLLIEATVPVDLADVLVDGRMAAGVEDLYPTLPEENIGAALLQIQLNRYRCGGLVVGISCHHHTADGHSMSMFFTAWATAVREGKDFTTPTPFLDRARTALPGSTPTPVFDHRSLEFTCGEGDTYAVVPMDRIKNLTLHFTAEFVADLKSRVGTRCSTFQCLLAHVWKKLTAARELKPEEFTKVRVAVNCRGRADPPVPMDFFGNMVLWAFPRLQVRDILNSSYGSVIGVIRDAVARINDEYVQSFVDFGGVADANGEELVATAAAAGTMFCPDAEVDSWLGFRFHQLDFGTGAPSAFVPPDLPFEGLMIFMPSRKANGGVDLFMAVAEEHVAAFEQICYSLD